One Puniceicoccus vermicola DNA window includes the following coding sequences:
- a CDS encoding VWA domain-containing protein yields the protein MIEFANKLWLYLLPVAVVLLLFLFQIDGRGRKASIRRFASDRLLQGLLQSYSPLRRRLKNGVILLGVVFLFLALARPQWGYTWTESHSRGIDIIFALDTSRSMLAQDIKPNRLIRAKLAIEDFVNQLEGDRIGLVAFSGSAFLQCPLTLDYDAFFQSLDAVDTNVISDGGTDLSAAIKESESAFSADNNFKIVVLITDGEDLEGSGIAQARKSSANGLTIYSVGVGTAEGAPIPIRNRNGSISYVRDDNGDVVQSHLEPETLEEIAQVTNGFYVPLGTTGYGLEQVLEAGVGSIPEEEISSQLQRTAIERFQWPLGVSIFFFALEPLIGTRRRRLFRGKSTSAVSALTLVTLLGLGLPKDHLTAQESEAPLPDAPVETAIVEEEEEVPEPEPETAFTRALAAEPLNPVAHFNRGTELYEEEDYTRAAKFFTESLRLSRDFAFQADVFYNLGNTHYRQGLVSFTGESPGQVTETATTVSGQNQPPMKAGQQILNTAAYQPPEQQQLQQAISALEQRKTATGESIQTLAAALENESSVQKLWQRSVNDFESALELLPSHDDAEHNLAFVKQQMAGLASQIATQENLKKDQEKQSQEIERLIEELKKLLEEQQDQQDQQNQDQQNQDQQQNQDQQQNQEQQQDQDQSQQDQEENQEQNSDEDQQSGQQEQQQQGGQQNEQNQGQQDQEQQEPSSSEDQQPGEQNPQESDNSPESNDSSEPESESEEQSQDDSEQTGDDQEGESPEEAGAEEESAPSEPAGQDEEGQDEDTQGAGSESQSSEEAGSEEEEAPMNLSEEQAEEIAEELAATAAEEGVEGATEGGEEVVIGVMSSEDAARLLDSLKGSERKLPFAGSGSEGSSDRNNRKNW from the coding sequence ATGATCGAATTCGCGAACAAACTTTGGCTCTACCTCCTTCCTGTAGCCGTCGTCCTCCTCCTCTTTCTTTTCCAGATCGACGGACGGGGCCGCAAAGCCAGCATCCGCCGCTTCGCCTCGGATCGGCTCCTGCAGGGACTGCTTCAGTCCTACAGTCCACTCCGCCGGCGCTTGAAGAACGGAGTCATTCTCCTCGGGGTGGTCTTCCTCTTTCTCGCCCTTGCCCGCCCGCAGTGGGGCTACACCTGGACCGAGAGCCATAGCCGGGGGATCGATATCATCTTCGCCCTCGACACCTCGCGCAGCATGCTCGCGCAGGACATCAAGCCCAACCGGCTCATCCGGGCCAAGCTCGCGATTGAGGACTTTGTGAACCAGCTTGAGGGGGACCGCATCGGCCTCGTTGCCTTCTCCGGCAGTGCCTTTCTTCAGTGCCCCCTCACCCTCGACTACGACGCCTTTTTCCAATCCCTCGACGCGGTCGATACCAACGTCATCTCCGACGGAGGCACCGACCTCTCGGCGGCGATCAAGGAGTCGGAGTCCGCTTTCTCCGCCGACAACAATTTCAAGATCGTCGTTCTCATCACTGATGGGGAGGACCTTGAGGGCAGCGGCATCGCCCAAGCCCGCAAATCCTCCGCAAACGGATTGACCATCTACTCGGTCGGGGTGGGCACCGCCGAAGGCGCGCCGATCCCGATTCGCAACCGCAATGGCTCCATTAGCTACGTGCGCGATGATAACGGAGACGTCGTCCAAAGCCATCTCGAGCCGGAAACGCTTGAAGAGATCGCTCAGGTCACGAACGGTTTTTACGTCCCTCTCGGTACGACCGGATACGGGCTCGAGCAAGTTCTCGAGGCCGGAGTGGGGTCCATTCCCGAGGAGGAGATCTCTTCACAACTCCAGCGCACGGCGATCGAACGTTTCCAGTGGCCTCTCGGCGTTTCGATCTTCTTTTTCGCACTCGAACCGCTCATCGGAACCCGACGTCGGCGACTCTTCCGCGGCAAATCCACCAGCGCAGTCTCGGCCCTCACCCTCGTCACCCTCCTCGGCCTCGGTCTTCCGAAAGATCATCTGACGGCGCAGGAAAGCGAAGCCCCACTCCCGGACGCACCGGTCGAAACAGCCATCGTCGAAGAAGAGGAGGAGGTTCCCGAGCCCGAACCTGAAACTGCTTTCACCCGGGCCCTCGCGGCGGAACCTCTCAACCCTGTCGCCCATTTCAATCGCGGCACAGAATTGTACGAGGAAGAGGATTACACGCGGGCAGCGAAATTCTTCACCGAATCCCTGCGACTCTCACGGGACTTCGCTTTTCAGGCCGACGTTTTCTACAACCTGGGCAACACTCACTACCGCCAAGGCTTGGTTTCCTTCACTGGTGAATCGCCCGGCCAAGTCACTGAGACCGCCACCACCGTATCCGGACAAAACCAACCGCCGATGAAAGCGGGCCAGCAAATCCTGAATACGGCAGCATATCAACCTCCGGAGCAACAGCAGCTCCAGCAGGCCATCAGCGCCTTGGAACAGCGAAAAACTGCCACCGGAGAATCCATCCAGACTCTGGCCGCCGCCTTGGAGAATGAATCCTCGGTGCAGAAACTCTGGCAACGGTCGGTCAACGATTTCGAAAGCGCTCTGGAACTACTCCCCTCTCACGACGACGCCGAACACAACTTGGCATTCGTAAAACAACAGATGGCCGGGCTGGCCTCGCAAATCGCGACTCAGGAGAATCTGAAAAAAGATCAGGAAAAGCAGTCCCAAGAAATCGAAAGATTGATCGAAGAACTGAAAAAGCTGCTCGAAGAACAACAGGATCAACAGGACCAACAGAATCAAGACCAGCAGAACCAGGACCAACAGCAGAACCAAGATCAGCAGCAAAATCAGGAACAGCAGCAGGACCAGGATCAATCGCAGCAGGACCAGGAGGAAAACCAGGAGCAGAACTCAGACGAGGATCAGCAATCCGGCCAGCAGGAGCAGCAACAGCAAGGCGGCCAGCAAAACGAGCAAAATCAGGGTCAACAGGACCAGGAGCAGCAAGAGCCGTCTTCTTCGGAAGACCAACAGCCGGGCGAGCAGAACCCTCAGGAATCGGACAATTCTCCCGAGTCCAATGACTCTTCGGAGCCTGAATCCGAATCTGAAGAGCAATCGCAGGACGACTCGGAACAAACCGGAGACGACCAGGAAGGCGAATCTCCCGAAGAAGCAGGCGCCGAAGAGGAAAGCGCACCCTCCGAGCCCGCAGGCCAAGATGAAGAAGGTCAGGATGAAGACACCCAAGGAGCTGGTTCGGAAAGTCAGTCTTCCGAAGAAGCCGGGAGCGAGGAAGAAGAAGCACCGATGAATCTCAGCGAGGAGCAAGCCGAAGAAATTGCTGAAGAGCTCGCCGCCACCGCAGCGGAAGAAGGCGTTGAAGGAGCCACCGAGGGCGGCGAAGAAGTGGTCATCGGCGTGATGTCGTCGGAAGATGCCGCACGCCTCCTCGACAGCTTAAAAGGATCCGAAAGGAAGCTTCCCTTCGCGGGCAGCGGATCCGAAGGTTCGTCGGACCGAAACAACCGCAAGAACTGGTGA
- a CDS encoding VWA domain-containing protein, whose amino-acid sequence MSDFLFQDPEWFWLALLLPLWIVLRGRRGKNAALSFSSVAIAKDVTRGSRSRIGGFFFLMRLLALLLILSALARPQLGKGHSEIESSGIDIVLAIDVSGSMNALDFASREEIATRLEIVKRTVEEFIEKRPNDRIGLIAFAKESFLVSPLTLDHGWLLQNLERIQTGLIDGTQTAIGPAIGMSVNRLRDLPAKSRIVVLLTDGEDNVQEVPPIAAAEAAETFGVKIYTIAAGQSGRVPMPKADSSGKVIRRSNGEMIFGGYAESRVDEKTLGEIAEITGGKFYRATNPEELRAIYGEIDELEKTEVKLRHYSEFQELFHWPLFAAALLLGLELLLVNTRFRPLPG is encoded by the coding sequence TTGAGCGACTTCCTCTTTCAGGATCCTGAATGGTTTTGGCTGGCCCTGCTCCTGCCACTGTGGATCGTGCTCCGCGGCCGCCGGGGCAAGAACGCAGCCCTCTCCTTTTCCTCAGTCGCCATCGCCAAAGATGTAACCCGCGGCTCCCGCTCGCGCATCGGAGGATTTTTCTTCCTCATGCGCTTATTGGCCCTCCTCCTGATTCTCTCCGCCTTGGCCCGCCCCCAGCTCGGGAAGGGACACAGTGAGATCGAGTCCAGTGGGATTGACATCGTCCTGGCCATCGACGTCTCGGGATCAATGAACGCCCTCGACTTCGCCTCGCGGGAAGAGATCGCCACCCGCCTGGAGATTGTGAAGAGGACGGTCGAAGAGTTCATTGAGAAGCGTCCGAATGACCGCATTGGGCTCATCGCCTTCGCCAAGGAATCCTTTCTCGTCAGCCCCCTGACCCTTGACCACGGCTGGCTGTTGCAAAATCTCGAACGCATCCAGACAGGGCTCATCGACGGGACGCAAACCGCCATCGGACCCGCAATCGGGATGAGCGTGAACCGCCTCCGCGACCTTCCGGCGAAGAGCCGCATCGTCGTCCTCCTCACCGACGGGGAAGACAACGTCCAAGAGGTTCCGCCGATTGCCGCCGCCGAAGCGGCTGAGACTTTCGGGGTCAAGATCTACACCATCGCCGCCGGCCAGAGCGGGCGGGTTCCCATGCCCAAGGCAGACAGTTCCGGCAAAGTCATCCGCCGCTCGAACGGCGAAATGATCTTCGGCGGATATGCCGAGAGCCGCGTCGATGAAAAGACCTTGGGCGAAATCGCCGAGATTACCGGCGGCAAGTTCTACCGGGCGACCAATCCCGAGGAACTCCGGGCGATCTATGGTGAGATCGACGAACTGGAAAAAACGGAGGTCAAACTCCGCCACTACTCCGAATTTCAGGAATTATTCCACTGGCCCCTTTTCGCCGCGGCCCTCCTCCTCGGCCTTGAACTCCTTCTCGTGAACACGCGATTCCGCCCCCTGCCCGGCTGA
- a CDS encoding DUF58 domain-containing protein codes for MAEQEDQTREIIRKVRRLEIRTNRMVTDALSGAYHSVFKGQGMDFEEVREYAPGDEIRSIDWNVTARMDRPFVKIYREERELTLMLLVDLSASGSFGSASESKRELAAEIASVLAFAASRNNDKVGLLIFTDRIETYVPPRKGRYHILRVIREILYFQPEGKGTDLPDALDHMNRLLKRKAVVFLISDFLQGPDGRLPDPEQPRGDAVFQALSRTHRRHDLTTIFLSDEREHSLPPVGRITLEDSETGETVELDTSSRRVRDRYEKENRDRLAKMNRAFNQLGLGSLALSTGEPYIHHLRRYLEKRERQR; via the coding sequence ATGGCTGAACAGGAAGACCAGACCCGGGAAATCATCCGGAAGGTCCGGCGACTCGAGATCCGGACCAACCGCATGGTCACCGATGCCCTCTCCGGGGCCTACCACAGTGTGTTCAAGGGCCAGGGGATGGATTTCGAGGAGGTCCGCGAGTACGCTCCCGGAGACGAGATTCGCTCGATCGACTGGAACGTCACGGCGCGGATGGATCGACCCTTCGTCAAGATCTACCGTGAAGAGCGTGAGCTCACTCTCATGCTCCTGGTGGACCTTTCCGCCTCGGGTTCCTTCGGCTCGGCTTCTGAATCGAAGCGGGAACTCGCGGCCGAGATCGCAAGCGTCCTCGCCTTCGCCGCCAGCCGCAACAACGACAAAGTCGGCCTCCTCATCTTTACCGACCGGATCGAGACCTACGTCCCGCCTCGGAAGGGGCGCTATCATATTTTGCGGGTTATCCGGGAGATCCTCTATTTCCAGCCCGAGGGAAAAGGCACGGACCTACCCGACGCTCTCGACCACATGAACCGCCTCCTGAAGCGGAAAGCGGTGGTCTTCCTGATCTCCGATTTCCTCCAAGGGCCCGATGGGCGCCTCCCCGACCCGGAACAACCCCGGGGCGATGCGGTCTTCCAAGCCCTCTCGCGCACCCACCGGCGGCACGACCTGACCACGATTTTTCTCTCCGACGAGCGCGAGCACTCTCTCCCTCCGGTCGGGCGCATCACCCTTGAAGATTCCGAAACGGGCGAGACCGTCGAGCTCGACACCTCAAGCCGGCGCGTCCGCGACCGCTATGAAAAAGAGAACCGGGATCGTCTGGCCAAGATGAACCGGGCCTTCAACCAGCTGGGCCTCGGCAGCTTGGCCCTGAGCACCGGCGAGCCCTACATTCACCACCTTCGGCGATATTTGGAAAAGCGGGAGCGTCAACGATGA
- a CDS encoding AAA family ATPase, producing MSQETDEIQKVVEETATWVPRLREEIRKVIVGQEYLIDRLIVGILANGHVLLEGVPGLAKTLSVRTLATAIKADFSRIQFTPDLLPADVVGTLIYNPRTSEFQTRKGPIFANVVLADEINRAPAKVQSALLEAMQERQVTLGDETHFLPKPFLVLATENPIDQEGTYPLPEAQVDRFMLKLRVDYPSKKEELRILQEMATTKPKTDVDPVIDLNEILKARETVDQIYVDPKIQQYAVDLVFATRKPSDYGLDMDHFIQFGGSPRATISLILAAKAWAFLQGRGYVTPHDIKTIGMDVLRHRVIPSYEAEAEGYASEQIINRIFDTVAVP from the coding sequence ATGAGCCAAGAAACTGACGAAATTCAAAAAGTGGTGGAAGAGACCGCGACTTGGGTTCCTCGCCTCCGCGAAGAAATCCGCAAGGTCATTGTTGGCCAAGAGTATCTCATCGATCGACTGATTGTCGGCATCCTCGCCAACGGCCACGTTCTCCTCGAGGGCGTTCCCGGCTTGGCGAAGACCCTTTCGGTCCGCACGCTGGCCACAGCCATCAAAGCCGACTTCTCCCGCATCCAGTTCACCCCGGACCTTCTCCCGGCTGACGTGGTGGGGACGCTGATCTACAATCCACGAACCAGCGAATTCCAGACCCGCAAGGGGCCGATCTTCGCCAACGTTGTCCTCGCCGACGAAATCAACCGCGCGCCGGCCAAGGTGCAAAGCGCCCTGCTTGAAGCCATGCAGGAGCGTCAGGTAACTCTCGGGGACGAGACCCACTTCCTGCCGAAGCCGTTCCTCGTCCTCGCGACGGAGAACCCCATCGACCAGGAAGGCACCTACCCTCTCCCTGAGGCGCAGGTTGACCGCTTCATGTTGAAGCTGCGGGTGGACTACCCCAGCAAAAAAGAGGAGCTCCGCATCCTCCAGGAGATGGCGACGACCAAGCCGAAGACGGACGTCGATCCAGTCATCGACCTCAATGAGATTCTGAAAGCGCGTGAAACGGTCGATCAGATCTACGTCGATCCGAAGATCCAGCAATACGCGGTCGATCTCGTATTCGCAACCCGCAAGCCGAGCGACTACGGCTTGGATATGGATCATTTCATCCAGTTTGGCGGCAGCCCCCGCGCAACCATTTCGCTCATCCTGGCGGCCAAGGCCTGGGCCTTCCTCCAAGGACGCGGGTATGTAACTCCGCACGACATCAAAACCATCGGGATGGATGTTCTCCGGCACCGGGTGATCCCCTCCTACGAGGCGGAGGCCGAGGGGTACGCCAGCGAGCAGATCATCAACCGTATTTTCGACACCGTCGCCGTTCCCTGA
- a CDS encoding TAXI family TRAP transporter solute-binding subunit, translating into MKKTISSLFALILGIMPLISRGDSPPTEEIFASIGTGGVTGVYYPLGGYIARLANGTTDETGIRISVEATGGSVFNVDALKKGELDFGIAQSDVQYEAFLGKGQFEAVGPYTGLRSVFSIYPEPFTVVARRDSGIETFDDLKGKRVNIGNVGSGQRAMMEYILKEKGWTVDDFRKTMALPSNQQAKALAANEVDAIVFTVGHPNESIQEATTLVDAVIVPVEGEWVDRIVEKYPYYSYTDIPGEMYEGNDDPVPTFGVRATLLTTSEQNPAAVTEVVRAVFENFDTFRRLHPAFAVLDKEEMVKESLTAPLHPAARAYYVEQGLLKP; encoded by the coding sequence ATGAAGAAAACGATCTCCTCTCTTTTTGCGCTCATCCTCGGAATCATGCCGTTGATTTCGCGAGGAGATTCACCGCCCACCGAAGAGATCTTTGCCAGTATCGGGACGGGTGGGGTGACGGGAGTGTATTATCCGCTGGGGGGCTACATTGCTCGCCTCGCCAACGGCACTACGGACGAAACCGGAATTCGCATCTCGGTCGAAGCCACGGGGGGATCGGTATTCAACGTGGATGCCCTAAAAAAGGGAGAATTGGATTTCGGGATCGCTCAGTCGGATGTTCAATATGAGGCTTTTCTCGGGAAGGGTCAGTTCGAAGCGGTGGGTCCCTACACGGGCCTACGGTCCGTCTTTTCCATCTATCCTGAACCCTTCACCGTGGTGGCTCGGCGGGATTCGGGAATCGAGACCTTTGACGATCTCAAGGGCAAGCGGGTCAATATCGGCAATGTCGGTTCCGGACAGCGGGCCATGATGGAATACATCCTGAAGGAGAAAGGGTGGACCGTGGACGATTTTAGGAAAACCATGGCGCTCCCTTCCAATCAGCAGGCGAAAGCGCTCGCAGCGAACGAAGTCGATGCCATTGTCTTCACCGTCGGCCATCCCAACGAATCGATTCAGGAAGCGACCACCCTCGTCGACGCAGTGATCGTCCCGGTTGAAGGGGAGTGGGTGGATCGCATCGTTGAGAAATATCCCTATTACTCTTACACCGACATCCCTGGGGAGATGTACGAGGGCAATGACGATCCCGTGCCGACCTTTGGCGTCCGGGCAACCCTTCTGACCACCTCCGAACAAAACCCCGCCGCTGTGACTGAAGTGGTCCGTGCCGTTTTTGAAAATTTCGATACCTTCCGTCGCCTCCACCCGGCCTTCGCAGTTTTGGACAAAGAGGAGATGGTCAAGGAATCTCTGACCGCTCCCCTCCATCCAGCCGCCCGCGCCTACTACGTCGAGCAAGGCCTGCTCAAGCCGTAA